The segment CGATGCCCCCGATGCGCACGGTGACGACGTCACGAGGCGCGAGCGGGCCGATGCCCGCCGGTGTCCCCGTGGCGATCACGTCGCCGGGCAGCAGCGTCATGATCGCCGAGATGTACTCCACGAGCGCGTCCACGGGGAAGATCAGCTCGCGCGTCGTCGAGCGCTGTCGCGTCTCGCCGTTGACGACCCCCTCGACCACCAGCTCGCCGGGGTCGCGAACGAGCAGGATCGCCGGCCCGAGCGGAGCGAACGTGTCGTAGCCCTTGCAGTGCGAGTACTGCACGCCCCGGTCCTGCAGGTCGCGGGCGGTCACGTCGTTCACGCACGTGTACCCGAGCACGTGATCGAGGGCCGACCCCCGCGGCACGCCGGACGCCCGCCGGCCGATGACCACGCCGAGCTCGGCCTCGTGGTCGACGCGCCCGACGCCGGGAGGAATCCGGATGGGCACGCCGGGGCCGATCACGGCCGTCGACGGCTTCAGGAACACCATCGGCGCCGCGGGAATCGGGCGGCCCCGTTCGGCGGCGTGATCGCGGTAGTTGAGCCCGATGCACACCAGCTTCGACGGCTCGACCGGCGCAAGCCACGTGTCGGGCGCTGGCGCCGCAATCCGTGCGCCGTCGCGCCACCCCGTCGCGAGGTCGCCGTCGGCGAGCCACCACGCGCCCGCGCGCTCGAGGACGAGGCGCGGAACACCGTCGTGTCGCACCCGAAAGAGGCGCGCCGGGCTCATCGCGCGGTCTCCTCGATGCGCGCCGACTCGGCGCTGACGTTGGCCGGCGTCGCGGTGTCGACGGCGACGATCGCGTACACGTAGCGCACCCCCGGCCTCACGTCCGCGTCGCGGTACGTCGTCTGCCGGATCGGCTCCGGCGTGATGGCCTCGAGCCGCTCGCCAGGGAACTCGCCGCGCAAGACCAGGTATCCCGCGAGATCGGCCTCGCCGCTGGGCTCCCAGATCAGATTGATGGCGCCTTCGCTGCCGACGAGCGCGAGGCCCGTCGGCGCGGCCGGCGGGAACGTATCGACCGGCGTCACGCACGTCGCGGGCGAGGCGTCGCTCTCGAGCGTCATCGGCCCGAACGCCTCGACCATCCGCACCTCGTAGCAGCGGGCGCGGCCGAAGCCGGGACCGGGCATCTCGAAGGCGGTCGCCGCGAGCGGCGCCGGGTTGCGCGGCGCGAGCGCCACGACCCCGGGGGCCTCCTCCGCATCCGGCCGCTCGTACACGTTGAAGGTGTGCACCGTGGGCCGAGCGAAGGGCACGCGCAGGACCGGCAGCTCGCCGGCCGCCGGGGGAGCCTGGATCGGCTGCCGTGCTCCTGCGGGGCGTGCCCACTCGACCCGGACCGCCGAGTCGGTGTACGTGACCGCTGGCGTCCCCGGGGCCGCCGGGCGATCGGAGAGCGGCATGGCGAGCCGAGCCGACAGCGGTCCGAGCTGACCGCGCCGGTTCCGCCCGACCGCGACGTAGGTGCGCGTCGGGATCTCCGGGCGCGGCGAGACGGCCGGCAAGGCGACCGGACCGGGGTCGGGCACGTCCACGATCGCCGGCGGGCGCGTGCGCGGATGCACGAACGGCTCGAGCGCCGCACTGGACCACGTCTCGACGACCACGACCCGCTCGCCCTGCTTCGGCCGCGGGTCGGGCGGCAGGGGCGGCGGTTCGGTGCCGTCCTCGGGAGGCGGGGGGGGCGGGGGCGCGACGTCGACGCGCCCGACCAGCGTGCCGTACCGGGTGAAGTCGCGCCCGTCGAGCGATCGACCGAACTGATCGACGGGCGGCCCCGTGATGGCGTACACGTCCACGTCGCGCAGGCTGGCCGGCTCGCTGCCGTCGGTGTTCCTCGCCGGAATCGTGAACTGCAGGTGCACGTCGTCACCGAGCCGCCGAAGCACGAGGTCCTCGACGCGGGCCGGCACGATGGTGAGGGGCACGAGCGGCGGCCCCTTCTTGCCACAGGCCACGCCCGCGAGCGGCGCCGTCAGCGCGAGGGCGGCGAGCACGAACGACGGGACGGAGCGCCGGTGGCGAGTCACAGAATGTATCGGGAGAGCCCTTCGTCGCGCACGATGTCGGCCAGCATGCGAACGACGTAGGGCTCGTCAATGGTAATCGATTTCCCCCCCAGGTCGGGCGCGTCGAACGACACCTCGTCGAGCAGCTTCTCCATTACGGTGTGCAGGCGCCGGGCCCCGATGTTCTCGGTGCGCTCGTTGACGCGCGTGGCGAACTCGGCGATGGCGTCGATGGCGGCGGGCTCGAAGGTCAGCTCCACGCCCTCCGTGCCGATGAGCGCCGTGTACTGCTTGACGAGCGCGCTCTTCGGCTCGGTCAGGATCCGGACGAAGTCGTCCTTGCCGAGCGGTTCGAGCTCGACGCGGATGGGAAACCGGCCCTGCAGCTCCGGGATCAGATCGGAGGGCTTCGACACGTGGAACGCACCGGCGGCGATGAAGAGGATGTGGTCGGTGCGCACCATGCCGTGCTTCGTGTTCACCGTCGTCCCCTCGATGATCGGCAGGATGTCGCGCTGGACGCCCTCGCGGCTCACATCGGGCCCGTGACCGCCCTCCCGGCCGGCGATCTTGTCGATCTCGTCGAGGAAGACGATGCCGGCCTGCTCGACCCGTTGAACGGCCACGCGCGACACGCTCTCCATGTCGATGAGCTTCTGCTCCTCCTCCTGCGCCAGGTGGGCCAGCGCCTCGGGGACCTTCATCTTGCGAGGGCGCGAGCGCCCCTGAAACATGCCCGGCAGCATCTCCTTCAGGTTGATGCCGACCTCCTCGACCGACGAGCCGCTGATGATCTCGAACGACGGCATGCCGGTCTCACGCACCTCGACCTCGACGACCCGCTGATCGAGCCGCCCCGCCCGGAGCTGTTCGCGAAACCGCTCGCGCGTGCCCTGGGCCTGGTCGCGCGCCGCCTGGGCCTCCTCCGACTGACCGGTCGGGAGGGCCGACGGGGGCAGCAGCAGGTCGAGCAGCCGTTCCTCGGACGCCTGGCGGGCCTTCTCGCGGACCTCCACGCGGCGTTCCTCGCGCACCATGTCGACGGCGAGCTCGACGAGGTCGCGCACCATCGACTCCACGTCGCGGCCGACGTAGCCGACCTCGGTGAACTTCGAGGCCTCGATCTTGAGAAACGGCGACTGGGCCAGGCGCGCCAGCCGCCGGGCGATCTCCGTCTTGCCCACCCCCGTCGGGCCGATCATCAGGATGTTCTTCGGCGCGACCTCGTCGGCGAGCTCGGGCGAGAGCTTCTGGCGCCGCGTCCGGTTGCGCAGCGCGATCGCCACCGCCCGTTTGGCCCGGTGTTGCCCGACGACGTACTTGTCGAGTTCCGCGACGATCTGGCGCGGCGTCAGCGACTCCGCGGTGGAGGTGGTCGTTTCCGGGAGGTAGATGGGCATAGTGGCCCCGACGAACGCTCGCCCGCTCGGGGCGCCGCGCCTCAGAGTTCCTCGATCGTGAGCGCCGCGTTGGTGTAGATGCAGATGCCGGCGGCGATGGTCATCGCCTGTTCGGCAATCGTCCGCGCGTCGAGGGGACTGTGCCGCACGAGGGCGCGGGCCGCCGCGAGCGCGAACGCCCCGCCCGACCCGATGGCCG is part of the Acidobacteriota bacterium genome and harbors:
- a CDS encoding fumarylacetoacetate hydrolase family protein — translated: MSPARLFRVRHDGVPRLVLERAGAWWLADGDLATGWRDGARIAAPAPDTWLAPVEPSKLVCIGLNYRDHAAERGRPIPAAPMVFLKPSTAVIGPGVPIRIPPGVGRVDHEAELGVVIGRRASGVPRGSALDHVLGYTCVNDVTARDLQDRGVQYSHCKGYDTFAPLGPAILLVRDPGELVVEGVVNGETRQRSTTRELIFPVDALVEYISAIMTLLPGDVIATGTPAGIGPLAPRDVVTVRIGGIGELTNPVVTGVPGAVVGRGVGARPAGS
- the hslU gene encoding ATP-dependent protease ATPase subunit HslU, which produces MPIYLPETTTSTAESLTPRQIVAELDKYVVGQHRAKRAVAIALRNRTRRQKLSPELADEVAPKNILMIGPTGVGKTEIARRLARLAQSPFLKIEASKFTEVGYVGRDVESMVRDLVELAVDMVREERRVEVREKARQASEERLLDLLLPPSALPTGQSEEAQAARDQAQGTRERFREQLRAGRLDQRVVEVEVRETGMPSFEIISGSSVEEVGINLKEMLPGMFQGRSRPRKMKVPEALAHLAQEEEQKLIDMESVSRVAVQRVEQAGIVFLDEIDKIAGREGGHGPDVSREGVQRDILPIIEGTTVNTKHGMVRTDHILFIAAGAFHVSKPSDLIPELQGRFPIRVELEPLGKDDFVRILTEPKSALVKQYTALIGTEGVELTFEPAAIDAIAEFATRVNERTENIGARRLHTVMEKLLDEVSFDAPDLGGKSITIDEPYVVRMLADIVRDEGLSRYIL